In Candidatus Atribacteria bacterium ADurb.Bin276, a genomic segment contains:
- a CDS encoding flavodoxin — protein sequence MKTAIIYASVHHQNTKKIVEVIASVISADVVDITKEKNISLVNYDVIGFASGIYFNTFHKDLIKYLKETNFSKNQRAFLVYTCGLACRDYSKEIREILNQKNIPRIDTFCCRGWDTFSFLKIIGGIAKGHPNDNDFKKARQFALKNLGSGLDS from the coding sequence ATGAAAACAGCAATTATTTATGCATCAGTTCATCATCAAAATACTAAGAAAATCGTAGAAGTTATAGCAAGCGTCATATCGGCGGATGTGGTAGATATTACAAAAGAAAAAAACATTTCTTTGGTTAATTATGATGTGATAGGCTTTGCCTCAGGTATTTATTTTAATACATTTCATAAAGACTTGATAAAATACCTTAAAGAAACCAATTTTTCAAAGAATCAGAGAGCTTTTCTTGTTTATACCTGTGGTTTGGCATGCCGAGATTATAGTAAAGAGATTAGGGAGATATTAAACCAGAAAAACATTCCCCGTATAGACACTTTTTGTTGTAGGGGCTGGGACACATTTAGCTTTTTAAAAATAATTGGTGGAATTGCCAAGGGACATCCGAATGATAATGATTTTAAGAAGGCACGTCAATTTGCATTAAAGAATCTGGGGTCTGGTCTTGATTCTTGA